The following coding sequences are from one Primulina eburnea isolate SZY01 chromosome 15, ASM2296580v1, whole genome shotgun sequence window:
- the LOC140814430 gene encoding desiccation-related protein PCC27-45-like has product MNLVEKAKNFVADKVADMKKPEASITDVDLKDVGRQGITYLAKVTVKNPYGVSIPICDIKYSLKSVDRVIASGEIPDPGSLKGNDDTVLDVGIKVPHSVLVSLIKDIGADWDVDYLLEIKLVVDLPIVGNITIPLSQKGEMKLPSFSDFFK; this is encoded by the exons ATGAATTTGGTGGAGAAGGCTAAGAATTTTGTCGCAGACAAAGTGGCTGACATGAAGAAGCCTGAGGCTTCGATAACGGACGTCGATCTCAAAGACGTCGGCCGTCAGGGAATCACTTATTTGGCCAAGGTCACAGTTAAAAATCCTTACGGCGTCTCCATTCCCATCTGCGACATCAAGTACTCACTCAAAAGCGTCGACag GGTGATAGCTTCGGGTGAGATTCCGGATCCAGGATCTTTGAAAGGAAACGACGATACGGTGCTAGACGTAGGAATAAAGGTGCCACACAGTGTGCTAGTGAGCTTGATCAAGGACATCGGCGCCGATTGGGACGTGGACTACTTGCTCGAGATCAAGCTCGTCGTGGACCTCCCCATCGTCGGAAACATAACCATTCCCCTTTCTCAGAAGGGTGAGATGAAGCTTCCCTCTTTCTCCGACTTCTTTAAATAG
- the LOC140814156 gene encoding RING-H2 finger protein ATL67-like, which yields MSATLPIPPPPLTTTTVKSSFSQNLSSIGLGYAIAIAFGFLVLFSTVLLASYICCRSATTRRRRQHRRSPSSTDQNPSTENSVYLPRIIFVAEDDESDSQNVVVGLDQAVINSYPKFVFSKGNGNAGNENVCSICLCEYREAEMLRMLPDCRHCFHVMCVDAWLKLNASCPVCRNSPLPTPLSTPLQEVVPLSQYSDGRRRV from the coding sequence ATGTCAGCCACCCTACCCATACCGCCGCCGCCGCTAACCACGACAACTGTCAAATCATCCTTCTCTCAGAACCTCAGCTCCATAGGTCTCGGCTACGCTATAGCGATTGCCTTCGGATTCCTCGTTCTCTTCTCCACCGTCCTTCTCGCCTCCTATATCTGCTGCCGTTCAGCAACCACACGCCGACGCAGACAACACCGTCGTTCCCCGTCTTCTACAGACCAGAATCCTTCCACAGAGAACAGCGTCTACCTCCCCCGGATAATCTTCGTCGCCGAGGATGACGAGAGCGACTCGCAAAACGTCGTCGTTGGGCTCGATCAGGCGGTCATCAACTCGTACCCGAAATTCGTCTTCTCGAAGGGAAACGGGAACGCGGGAAACGAAAACGTTTGCTCGATCTGTTTGTGCGAGTATAGGGAAGCGGAAATGCTGAGGATGCTACCGGATTGTAGGCACTGCTTCCACGTTATGTGCGTGGATGCGTGGCTTAAGCTGAATGCTTCGTGCCCCGTTTGCCGGAACTCTCCGTTGCCGACGCCGCTGTCCACGCCGTTGCAGGAAGTGGTGCCGCTATCTCAATACTCCGATGGCCGTAGGAGAGTATAA